The Ornithinibacillus sp. 4-3 region AGATTATTGGGTAATGTCATCAAGGGGTGACTTTACCCTTTTTTGATCATTTTAAGATAGGGATGAAAAATGTTATACTTATCTGTAGTAAAGAGTAGGAGGAATTATGATGATGTATTTACCATTATTCTTTTAATACGAGCTTTTAAAGTAAAAAAGCTCGTATCGATCTAAGCTGTCGATACGAAATTTAATTATTTTGGAGGATAGCTAGATGGAAAAAATATGTTATGAAATAGAAAATGTAGAAATGCATTATTTAGATAAAGAGATTTTGAAAATAGATCGCTTAGCTGTGCATCAATTTGACCGTATTGGTATCGTAGGGAAAAATGGTGCAGGGAAAAGTACCTTATTAAAATTATTGACTGGAATGATTGAACCGACGAGGGGCAGAATATACCGCCATGTATCAGAAGGTTATTTAAAGCAGATGGAGATGCCAACAGAAGAAGCGGCAGACCCTGCATTGATTGGTAAGTTAAATGTACCAAAAGAATCATCATCCTTAAGTGGCGGCGAACAAACAAGATTAAAGCTGGCACAATTATTTTCGGATTATCATGAGGCAATACTCATAGATGAACCAACCACACATTTAGATCGTGATGGAATAGCATTTTTGACAGAGGAGTTACGTTATTATTACGGTGCTTTAGTGATGATAAGTCATGATCGGACACTGCTAAATGAAATCGTTACAACGATTTGGGAAGTAGCAGACGGTCGTGTTCAAGTATATACAGGCAATTATCAAAATTACCTTGAGCAGAAAGAATTAGAACGTGAACAGCAACAACAAGCACATGAACAATATACGAAAGAAATGGCCCGTTTAGAGAAAGCGGCTGAAGAAAAGCTGCAACGCGCACAAAAAATTACCCAAGCAAATAGAATGTCTAAAAAAGAAGCAAAGGCTAAACCAAATAAATCGCTGATGACGAAATCCAAAGGAACAAGTCAAAAAGGGGTACAGCGTGCAGCGAAAGCAATTGAAAGTCGTATGGAACAAATGGAAGTGGTTGAATCGGTGAAAGAGGAACAATCGATTATCTTTCGTCCAGCAAAAACGAAGCCACTTCATAATAAATTCCCAATTATGGCTGATCGAATCACATTACAAATAGGTTCGCGCACTTTGTTGAACGAGGTAAGCTTTCAACTGCCTTTAGGAAAGAAAATAGCGCTTACTGGTAAGAATGGTAGTGGGAAAAGCTTGTTGCTGCAGCATATTGCAGCATATGATACGCGTTTTGATATTTCGCCAAAGGTAGAGATTGGTTATTTTCAACAAATGAGCTACCAATTCAGTGCAGATGAAACTGTACTTCAATTTATTAAAAATCGTTCATCCTATGAAGAAGGTTTCTTACGTAGTGTACTTCATATGATGCAATTTACAGGAACAGATATAGAAAAAAGAGTGCAGGATTTAAGTGGTGGTGAAGCTATACGCCTGCAACTATGTCATCTGTTTTTAGGAGCTTATAATGTTCTATTACTTGATGAACCAACAAATTTTCTAGATGTGCAAGCCATTGAAGCATTAGAGAAATTTATCCTTGGCTATGAGGGAACGATTTTGTTAGTAACACATGATCAACAGTTTATGGAGCATGTGGCAGATGCTGTATGGCGTATTGGAGAGAAACAACTGCATTATTAAATAATAAAACAGGCTGATATCTCATGATATCAGCCTGTTTTATTTTTACTCTCCATCGCTTTTACGAAACGAATAAACCAATACAATAGAATCCAAGGGAGAATGAATTTTGTTAACCATGGAATTCCGTTTATCAATATCCAGGTAGAGTTAAAGAAATATAAAATTACAAATATCAATACCAGACAAAGAGCAATCAATAGAGAAGTTTTCTTTTGCATAAGCATGTCCTTTCGTTTTAAAGGTTCATCTCAACTTAGTAAAGTCCATGCAACATAAAAAGTCTGAAAAATTAAATAAGTAGTGACTGGACAAAAGAAATTTTTATTTAAAGAACCGAACAAAGCGCAAAAAAAGCGTAGGAAATATACGTAGACTCCTATGGGAGAAAGGCCTAGGTGAGACCCCGGAGTGCTAAGCACGAGGCAGACGAGTACGCCACGTCCTGTGGCAACGTCTGCATTAGGACGTCCTGTCCGTCGAGGCTCTCCAGCCGCCCATGGAAAGCGAAGTATATTTCCGAAGCGGGTTTTTATAGCATTTATGTTTGTGAACCCTAACTAGAATACTCTTGCGCTAATCTTTGTTTATTATAATAGCTTCTATCCAGTTGTTTTTGGCTTCTTATTTGCTTTAATTCTTTGCGACATATTACTAACATCTAACACATCAAGTAAGAAAACAAATACTGGAATACCAATGATTAATCCCCATACACCGAAGAAGTGCTGTGAAAAAATAAGGACAACAAAA contains the following coding sequences:
- a CDS encoding Msr family ABC-F type ribosomal protection protein — encoded protein: MEKICYEIENVEMHYLDKEILKIDRLAVHQFDRIGIVGKNGAGKSTLLKLLTGMIEPTRGRIYRHVSEGYLKQMEMPTEEAADPALIGKLNVPKESSSLSGGEQTRLKLAQLFSDYHEAILIDEPTTHLDRDGIAFLTEELRYYYGALVMISHDRTLLNEIVTTIWEVADGRVQVYTGNYQNYLEQKELEREQQQQAHEQYTKEMARLEKAAEEKLQRAQKITQANRMSKKEAKAKPNKSLMTKSKGTSQKGVQRAAKAIESRMEQMEVVESVKEEQSIIFRPAKTKPLHNKFPIMADRITLQIGSRTLLNEVSFQLPLGKKIALTGKNGSGKSLLLQHIAAYDTRFDISPKVEIGYFQQMSYQFSADETVLQFIKNRSSYEEGFLRSVLHMMQFTGTDIEKRVQDLSGGEAIRLQLCHLFLGAYNVLLLDEPTNFLDVQAIEALEKFILGYEGTILLVTHDQQFMEHVADAVWRIGEKQLHY